In Populus alba chromosome 1, ASM523922v2, whole genome shotgun sequence, a single window of DNA contains:
- the LOC118062730 gene encoding vacuolar protein sorting-associated protein 29, translating to MVLVLALGDLHIPHRAPDLPAKFKSMLVPGKIQHIICTGNLSIKEVHDYLKTLCPDLHITRGEYDEDTRYPETKTLTIGQFKLGLCHGHQVVPWGDLDSLAMLQRQLDVDILVTGHTHQFTAYKHEGGVVINPGSATGAYSNITYDVNPSFVLMDIDGLRVVVYVYELIDGEVKVDKIDFKKTTAATHSAH from the exons ATGGTGTTGGTATTGGCGCTGGGGGATCTACACATACCCCACAGAGCACCTGATCTCCCTGCAAAGTTCAAGTCCATGCTTGTTCCTGGCAAGATCCAGCACATCATTTGCACTGGCAATCTTTCTATCAAA GAAGTTCATGACTACTTGAAGACTCTTTGCCCTGACTTACATATCACTCGAGGTGAATATGATGAAGATACTCGATATCCAGAGACCAAAACATTAACTATTGGTCAATTCAAGTTGGGACTGTGCCATGGTCATCAG gTTGTTCCGTGGGGGGATTTGGACTCACTAGCAATGCTCCAGAGGCAGCTGGATGTGGACATACTTGTCACCGGTCATACCCATCAATTCACAGCTTACAAACACGAGGGAGGTGTTGTTATAAATCCAGGGTCTGCCACCGGTGCCTACAGCAACATTACCTATGATGTGAACCCAAGCTTTGTCCTCATGGACATTGATGGCCTACGTGTTGTGGTGTATGTTTACGAGCTCATTGATGGCGAGGTTAAAGTCGACAAGATTGATTTTAAGAAGACGACTGCCGCCACTCACTCTGCTCATTGA
- the LOC118062728 gene encoding pentatricopeptide repeat-containing protein At5g46460, mitochondrial, with protein MAHITRYTRTITLSYTASLANHLKNQRLDQARLIFDKIPSPSLHLYTKMIAGYTRNDRLCDALKLFDRMSVRDVVSWNSMIKGCLDCGNLGMATRLFDEMPEKNVISWTTMVHGYLKFGRVELAQRLFLDMQVKDVAAWNAMVHGYFENGRVEEGVRLFEEMPVRDVISWTSMIGGLDLNRKSEEALFVFKKMLRSGVEPTWSTFACVLSACAHAVEFNLGVQVHGHVVKLGCFFHEFISVSLITFYANCMKIEHAHKIFNETLIKNVVKWTALLTGYVWNNKHQDALRVFGDMTKMGVLPNQSTFSITLNACCGLEALDKGKEIHTMAIKLGLETDVFVGNSLVVMYTECGNVNSAVAVFRNINEKDIVSWNSIIVGSAQHGFGLWALIFFNQMIRTGVDPDEITFTGLLSACSRSGMLLKGRCFFEYISRYKSNVLRVQHYACMVDILGRCGKLDEAEELVRYMPVKANSMIWLALLSACRVHSNLEVAERAAKHILDLEPNCSSAYVLLSNIYASAGRWADVSRMRVKMKQGGLVKQPGSSWVVLRGKKHEFLSADRSHPLSERIYEKLDWLGKKLKEFGHVPDKKFALHDVEDEQKEEMLSFHSERLAIAFGLVSTVEGSTITVMKNLRVCGDCHSVIKLMSKIVGRKIVVRDSGRFHHFKNGICSCSDYW; from the coding sequence ATGGCTCATATTACGCGTTACACTAGAACAATCACTCTCTCTTACACTGCCTCGCTCGCTAATCACCTTAAGAACCAGAGACTGGACCAAGCTCGCCTCATTTTTGATAAAATCCCATCTCCAAGTCTTCATCTGTACACCAAGATGATTGCTGGGTATACGAGAAATGACAGGCTATGTGATGCTTTGAAACTGTTTGATAGGATGTCTGTTAGAGATGTGGTTTCTTGGAATTCGATGATAAAAGGGTGTTTAGATTGTGGGAATTTAGGTATGGCTACAAGGTTATTTGATGAAATGCCTGAGAAGAATGTTATCTCTTGGACGACGATGGTACATGGCTACTTGAAGTTTGGGAGAGTCGAGCTTGCCCAGAGGTTGTTTCTGGATATGCAAGTGAAGGATGTTGCGGCGTGGAATGCTATGGTTCATGGGTATTTTGAGAATGGGAGAGTTGAAGAGGGTGTCAGGTTGTTTGAAGAAATGCCTGTTAGAGATGTCATTTCATGGACTTCGATGATTGGAGGGCTTGACCTAAATAGGAAGAGTGAAGaagccttgtttgtttttaagaagATGCTGCGTTCTGGTGTTGAGCCAACTTGGAGCACGTTTGCTTGTGTTTTGTCAGCTTGTGCCCATGCAGTGGAGTTTAATTTGGGTGTTCAAGTTCATGGTCATGTTGTTAAGTTAGgatgtttttttcatgagtttatATCAGTATCACTTATAACGTTTTATGCAAATTGCATGAAAATAGAGCATGCTCACAAGATTTTTAATGAGACACTGATTAAAAATGTTGTAAAATGGACGGCGCTTTTGACGGGATATGTATGGAATAATAAGCATCAGGATGCATTGAGGGTTTTTGGTGACATGACTAAGATGGGTGTTCTTCCAAATCAATCTACTTTCTCTATTACTTTGAATGCATGTTGTGGATTAGAGGCTCTTGATAAGGGTAAAGAGATCCACACTATGGCTATTAAACTAGGGTTGGAAACTGATGTCTTCGTTGGTAATTCTCTTGTAGTCATGTACACAGAGTGTGGAAATGTAAATTCTGCTGTTGCTGTCTTTAGGAACATTAATGAGAAGGATATTGTCTCGTGGAACTCAATTATTGTTGGAAGCGCACAACATGGTTTTGGCCTGTGGGCGTTGATTTTCTTTAACCAAATGATTCGTACAGGGGTAGATCCAGATGAGATCACATTCACCGGTTTGCTTTCTGCCTGTAGCCGTTCTGGGATGTTACTGAAGGGGAGGTGCTTTTTTGAGTATATCAGTCGATATAAATCCAATGTATTGAGGGTCCAGCACTATGCTTGTATGGTGGACATCTTGGGAAGATGTGGGAAGTTGGATGAAGCAGAGGAGTTAGTTAGATATATGCCTGTGAAAGCGAATTCAATGATATGGCTTGCTTTGCTAAGTGCTTGTAGGGTGCATTCTAATTTGGAGGTTGCTGAAAGAGCTGCAAAACACATTCTTGATCTAGAGCCAAATTGTAGTTCTGCCTATGTCTTGTTGTCTAATATATATGCATCTGCTGGTAGATGGGCTGATGTCTCTAGAATGAGAGTGAAGATGAAACAGGGAGGACTTGTGAAACAACCAGGATCCAGTTGGGTAGTTTTGAGGGGAAAGAAACATGAGTTTCTTTCTGCAGACAGATCCCATCCTCTAAGTGAGAGAATATATGAAAAGCTGGACTGGTTGGGAAAAAAGTTGAAGGAATTTGGTCATGTTCCTGATAAAAAATTTGCTCTACATGATGTCGAGGATGAGCAGAAGGAAGAGATGTTGTCTTTTCATAGTGAGAGGCTTGCTATCGCGTTTGGGCTAGTTAGCACCGTGGAGGGTAGCACAATAACAGTCATGAAGAATCTTCGTGTATGTGGAGATTGTCACTCTGTTATTAAGCTTATGTCAAAGATTGTAGGACGCAAGATTGTTGTAAGAGATTCTGGCCGCTTTCACCACTTCAAGAATGGCATTTGTTCTTGCAGTGATTACTGGTAG
- the LOC118062715 gene encoding membrane protein PM19L encodes MASQQIIKHVASLLLVLNFCMYVIVLGIGGWAMNRAIDHGFIIGPGFDLPAHFSPIYFPMGNAATGFFVMFALIAGVVGVASAIAGLNHIRTWTGDSLPSAASAAAVSWTLTLLATGFACKEIELSIRNARLRTMEAFLIILSATQLLYMAAIHGASSFRRP; translated from the exons ATGGCCTCGCAGCagattataaaacatgttgccTCGCTACTTCTGGTCTTAAACTTCTGCATGTATGTCATTGTTTTGGGGATTGGAGGTTGGGCTATGAATAGAGCCATTGATCATGGTTTCATCATCG GACCTGGGTTTGACCTTCCAGCACATTTCTCACCTATTTACTTCCCTATGGGAAACGCTGCCACTGGATTCTTTGTGATGTTTGCTTTGATCGCCGGAGTTGTTGGTGTTGCCTCGGCAATTGCTGGTCTTAATCACATCCGGACTTGGACGGGCGACAGCTTGCCATCTGCAGCCTCCGCTGCTGCCGTTTCTTGGACCCTCACTCTTCTAGCCACGGG CTTCGCCTGCAAAGAAATCGAGCTCTCTATCAGGAACGCCCGTCTG AGAACCATGGAGGCGTTTCTGATAATCCTTTCTGCTACACAACTTCTATACATGGCAGCCATCCACGGTGCCTCCTCGTTTAGGAGACCTTAA
- the LOC118054120 gene encoding SH3 domain-containing protein 3: protein MDALRKQASKLREQVAKQQQAVIKQFSGTGYESSDVMVIDELEMHRHQQLEKLYRSTRSGKDFQKDVVKAAEAFTTIGYRHIEAGTKLSEDCCRYGTENINENMLAKAAAIYGDARKHVEQEQDDLNRLLSSQVLEPLRAMINGAPLEDARHLAQRYSRMRQEAETQAVEVSRRQARVRESPIPENVSKLHAAEAKMQEIKANMAVLGKEAAAALAAVEAQQHRLTFQRLVAMVEGEKNYHLRIAAILSEVEAEMVSEKQQKESAPPVILPPVIPSENGLEKSTYFLAEATHPFFAETEKELSLAVGDYIVVRKVSPTGWSEGECKGRAGWFPSAYVEKRQRIPTSSSA from the exons ATGGACGCATTGAGGAAGCAGGCCAGCAAGTTGAGGGAACAAGTCGCCAAGCAACAACAA gctgtCATAAAGCAGTTCAGTGGCACAGGTTATGAAAGCTCAGATGTAATGGTAATTGATGAACTCGAGATGCACAGACATCAGCAGCTAGAGAAGCTGTACAGGTCGACACGTTCAGGGAAG GATTTTCAGAAGGATGTTGTTAAAGCAGCGGAAGCCTTCACCACCATAGGGTACCGACATATTGAGGCag GAACCAAGTTGTCAGAGGATTGCTGCAGATATGGAACTGAGAACATCAATGAGAACATGTTAGCTAAGGCTGCAGCCATATATGGTGATGCTCGTAAACATGTGGAACAGGAGCAGGATGACTTGAATCGCCTGTTATCTTCACAG GTTTTGGAACCCTTGAGAGCAATGATTAATGGCGCTCCTTTAGAAGATGCCCGCCATCTTGCTCAACGATATAGCCGGATGAGACAGGAAGCAGAGACCCAG GCAGTTGAGGTTTCCAGAAGACAAGCACGGGTACGGGAATCTCCAATTCCTGAAAATGTTTCAAAGCTGCATGCAGCAGAAGCCAAGATGCAAGAAATAAAGGCTAACATGGCAGTTCTTGGTAAAGAAGCTGCAGCTGCATTAGCTGCCGTTGAAGCACAACAGCACAGATTGACTTTCCAACGGCTTGTTGCCATG gttgaaggagaaaaaaattatcatcttagAATTGCTGCTATTCTTAGTGAGGTCGAAGCTGAG ATGGTCTCAGAGAAACAGCAAAAAGAGTCTGCTCCTCCAGTgattctgcctcctgttattccATCAGAAAATGGCTTGGAGAAAAGCACATACTTTTTGGCTGAA GCAACACATCCTTTTTTCGCAGAGACAGAGAAGGAGCTGAGCTTGGCTGTGGGTGACTACATTGTTGTGAGAAAG GTAAGTCCAACTGGGTGGTCAGAAGGAGAATGTAAAGGTAGAGCTGGGTGGTTCCCATCAGCATACGTGGAGAAGCGCCAGAGGATTCCCACCAGTTCGTCTGCTTAA